From the Calonectris borealis chromosome 4, bCalBor7.hap1.2, whole genome shotgun sequence genome, one window contains:
- the MEPE gene encoding matrix extracellular phosphoglycoprotein: MQTALVCLCLCLLSTALSTPVPPPLPGRAAGNCMGQHRILLKGCNSKHGFYVFKYVYSFSTRRNQTQIKKEEADSQSTVPGHRLGEDNARWRATEDGATPERGDNGSTNAMENGIGLKPQNHSAPGVDRDAHSPRPGTSTRAHGGVSVAGPTPASSEGSGDVDLVVEVDGGVSILPQGGRPSEAVAGNRSGVRSEDRDDDAPGGIPVEGATTAGRERVPATRGAGDEGSGEDTVPGQGQEGAMRGTGMGGPALASVTEKMEDVQVDAEGVDEYAYIPDSSSVTVTRGKAGSTVRATSFTQISPDNDDEVNIFIGRANIHVGEQETTQAGATVGSEDDGIPTAGISSSLPGLGVTAAHDGDDDDGIPARRQPEGPATTATPSHGDSVTSSPGGGRPTGDNEDGATTVGDGEGPVAPGPWRVAGGHVTVPAGPGIRGNSDGEVRGEGQRFEGRPGHPAVTTPHQGGDEEAAATVPGKGASIRLGTTVASPGVSEGDCTTSLGMASGRKAGESAVVGRGEVGPATPQPRGEGRPRAGARVRPEGAGLEKPPRTEKAPSPHGKAGSQASSRAQARPGGHGSDAGGRPRATEVGGSLLPQAGQAGGSVTAGEGRERGRGGEAGVAGAGVGRLPGQHGRRPGAGAPGAFAALGHSRQVDQVKRADELRVRERSFYALGGAGGSPRGPYASLGSDDSSQSSEGERGSRSDSRQMGLQPSGWGAPGHSHGRWSRGTL; encoded by the exons ATGCAAACAGCCCTCgtgtgcctgtgcctgtgcctgCTCAGCACGGCCCTCTCAACACCT gtgccgccgccgctgcctgggagagctgctgggaacTGCATGGGACAGCACCGG ATACTGCTGAAAGGCTGCAATTCCAAGCATGgcttttatgttttcaaatatgTCTACTCATTTTCGACACGGAGGAACCAGACGCAGATAAAG AAGGAAGAGGCCGACAGCCAGAGCACCGTCCCCGGTCACCGGCTGGGCGAGGATAATGCCAGGTGGAGGGCGACGGAGGACGGGGCGACCCCGGAGCGAGGTGACAATGGCAGCACCAATGCAATGGAGAACGGGATCGGCCTCAAGCCCCAAAACCACAGTGCCCCAGGCGTTGACAGGGATGCTCACAGTCCTCGCCCGGGCACCAGCACGCGAGCACATGGTGGTGTCAGCGTCGCAGGTCCCACCCCGGCCAGCTCAGAGGGCAGCGGCGACGTGGATTTGGTAGTTGAAGTGGATGGTGGTGTTTCCATTCTCCCCCAGGGCGGACGCCCCAGTGAGGCCGTGGCGGGGAACAGGTCCGGTGTCAGGAGTGAGGACAGGGACGATGATGCCCCCGGAGGGATTCCAGTGGAGGGGGCCACGACAGCCGGGAGGGAAAGGGTCCCTGCCACCAGAGGGGCTGGGGACGAGGGCAGCGGCGAGGACACTGTCCCTGGCCAAGGGCAGGAAGGCGCCATGCGGGGCACAGGGATGGGAGGCCCCGCTCTCGCCTCTGTCACCGAGAAGATGGAGGATGTCCAAGTTGACGCCGAAGGTGTGGATGAATACGCTTACATCCCCGACTCGAGCAGTGTCACTGTCACCCGCGGGAAGGCAGGCAGCACAGTGAGGGCCACCAGCTTCACCCAAATCTCTCCGGACAATGACGATGAGGTCAACATCTTCATTGGGAGGGCCAACATCCATGTCGGGGAACAAGAAACCACCCAGGCTGGTGCCACTGTTGGCAGCGAGGATGACGGCATCCCCACTGCGGGAatcagcagctccctgcctgggctgggcGTCACTGCGGCACATGATGGCGATGACGATGACGGCATCCCTGCTCGCAGGCAGCCTGAAGGACCAGCCACTACAGCCACGCCGAGCCATGGGGACAGCGTCAccagcagccctgggggtggCCGTCCCACAGGAGACAATGAGGATGGTGCCACCACTGTTGGTGATGGAGAAGGACCGGTGGCCCCTGGCCCCTGGAGAGTCGCTGGTGGTCACGTTACCGTCCCCGCAGGGCCTGGCATCCGTGGGAACAGTGATGGTGAGGTGAGAGGTGAGGGGCAGAGGTTCGAGGGGAGGCCGGGCCACCCGGCTGTCACCACCCCCCACCAGGGGGGTGACGAGGAGGCCGCTGCCACTGTCCCAGGCAAGGGGGCCAGCATCCGCCTGGGCACCACCGTAGCCTCCCCCGGGGTGAGCGAGGGGGACTgcaccacctccctggggatggccAGCGGCCGCAAGGCAGGCGAGAGCGCcgtggtggggagaggggaagtggggccagccaccccccagccccgcggggagggACGGCCCAGGGCAGGGGCGAGGGTCCGGCCGGAGGGAGCAGGACTGGAGAAGCCACCCAGGACAGAAAAAGCACCGTCCCCACACGGGAAAGCCGGCAGCCAGGCGTCAAGCAGGGCCCAGGCAAGGCCTGGTGGCCATGGCAGCGATGCCGGGGGCAGGCCGCGTGCCACCGAAGTGGGGGGCAGCCTCCTTCCGCAGGCAGGGCAAGCCGGGGGCAGCGTGACAGCGGGCGAAGGCCGGGAGCGGGGGCGAGGTGGTGAGGCCGGGGTGGCGGGGGCAGGGGTCGGCCGCCTCCCTGGACAGCATGGCAGgaggccgggggccggggcgccgggggctTTCGCAGCGCTGGGCCACAGCAGGCAGGTGGACCAGGTGAAGCGCGCCGATGAGCTCCGTGTCCGAGAACGGTCTTTTTATGCCCTTGGTGGGGCCGGAGGCAGCCCCCGTGGCCCATATGCCAGCCTCGGGAGTGACGACAGCAGCCAGTCCTCcgagggggagcggggcagccgcaGCGACAGCCGACAGATGGGACTGCAGCCCTCGGGGTGGGGAGCCCCGGGGCACTCCCACGGCCGCTGGAGCCGAGGGACCCTCTGA
- the IBSP gene encoding integrin-binding sialoprotein: MRSALVFACLVGMACAFSVKSWLRRAKSDDSEENAVFKNRHRYYLYRYAYVYPPQQRYQGSDSSEEEGDGSEEEQEGGEPSHAGTEAAGYPAGAAPGDSQGRLGGDVASPQQGKGCQGPLKGGRNSAAGKRGDSENEDSDENEEEEEEEEEEEEVAENENGINGTSTNTTEGADGPHGNGTAVAEEGTGAAEEEEEEEEEEEEEEEEEEEEEEETEATTVASTTGKEELSQVTTTGDRGPTDATTAGEQWEYEVTAGGHGRGDEGTTDGSYGEQDEYARGDSYQAYEDEYGYYKGHGYDVYGQDYYYSQ, encoded by the exons ATGAGGAGTGCCCTGGTCTTCGCCTGTCTGGTGGGGATGGCGTGCGCCTTCTCG GTCAAGAGCTGGCTGCGGCGAGCCAAGTCGGACGACTCGGAAGAAAACGCG GTGTTCAAGAACAGGCACCGGTATTACCTGTACAGATACGCCTACGTATATCCCCCGCAGCAACGGTACCAG GGCAGTGACTCCTCAGAGGAAGAGGGGGACGGCtcggaggaggagcaggaagggggG GAGCCATCCCACGCTGGCACGGAGGCAGCTGGCTACCCCGCCGGAGCAgcccctggggacagccagggcaggctgggaggagaCGTTGCATCCCCCCAGCAG GGCAAGGGCTGCCAAGGGCCCCTGAAGGGGGGCAGGAACAGCGCTGCTGGCAAGAGGGGCgactctgaaaatgaagacagTGACGagaatgaggaggaagaggaggaggaggaggaggaagaagaggtagCTGAGAATGAGAATGGCATCAACGGCACAAGCACCAACACCACGGAGGGGGCAGATGGACCTCACGGCAATGGCACTGCGGTGGCTGAGGAGGGCACCGGCgcagccgaggaggaggaggaagaggaggaggaggaagaagaagaggaggaagaggaggaggaggaggaggaggaaaccgAAGCCACCACCGTCGCCAGCACCACTGGCAAAGAGGAGCTGTCCCAGGTGACCACCACAGGAGACAGGGGACCTACAGATGCCACCACAGCTGGGGAGCAGTGGGAGTACGAGGTGACAGCTGGGGGACACGGCCGGGGGGACGAGGGCACCACTGACGGCAGCTACGGGGAGCAGGACGAGTATGCCCGCGGGGACAGCTACCAGGCCTACGAGGACGAGTACGGCTACTACAAGGGGCATGGCTACGACGTGTATGGCCAGGATTACTACTACAGCCAGTAA